The DNA window TACATGGCCCAGAAGTTTTCCCTCTACGGAGAGTTGAGCGTGAAGGGAAATCTAGATTTCTTTTCCGGTGTTTATGGGATGAAGGGCGAGGAGAAAAAGGAAATTATCCGGCGGGTCATCGAGGCCTTCGATCTCTCTCAATATCTGAAGACGCCAGCCGAGGCGCTGCCCTTGGGGTTCAAGCAGCGCCTAGCGATGGGATGCGCCATCATGCATGGTCCCGACGTGCTTTTTCTGGACGAACCCACCAGCGGAGTCGATCCCGTGACGCGCCGCGAGTTCTGGACCTATATCAACAGTGCGGCTCTGCGCGGCGTAGCCGTGATGGTCACCACCCATTTCATGGACGAGGCCGAGTACTGCGACCGCATTGCGCTGGTCTACAAGGGCAAGGTGATCGCATCCGGCACGCCCGACGATCTCAAATCCGGGGTCGTAAGGGCGAACGGCACATCCGTCCTTACTCTGGAAGACGCCTTTATTGGTTTGATCGAGCAAGCGGACTCTCTGGAAACACCATAACCGTATCATTGAAACCATCATGACATCCATGACATCGAGGACTATAACATCGCAATCATGCCGTTTGAGCGCGTCGAACGCGGCATTTCCGTCTTGGCCTCGACGCAGCCGAAATTTTTCGTTTTATAGAAGGCTATAGGAGGCTTTAGTGTTTTTTTGTGGGCCACCCGGCATGGAAGGGATCATAGCAAACAGCCTCAAAAGTACCATCGCTTAAGATGATCCCCCAGAGTCTCTCTTTGGCTCCGATGCGCAGTGAAAAAGGCTCGTCAACTCCGTCATCGATTAAGAGTTTCTCAAATTTGTTGTATAGATCTCTATTGTGGAACTTCAACTCGTTGATTGATATGAAATGGGACCCAGTTTTATCTTGATTCGTGATTTCTCCCCATGTCATTGTTTCATAGCCTTTAAGTCTGTCAGACAGCATATGCAAACAACATTTCGCTTGAGCGCTTCCTGTTGGAGACTGCGGAGCAAAGTCACAGGTTTCTGCTTTGAGATATGTAATCGAAAATGCCCAGTCCATACGGCAGAAGCGCCACCTTGGGCGTTTTTCCATAATCTCGGACTTTGTAATTGGTGGTTTCAGGTCGGAATGAGAAAATTGTATAGAGGTATTTTTCCCCTGTCGAGGAAGGTTTTGGATTTTAGTTTTCTTCAACATTAAGCAAGCCTAAGTAGAAATCAATAATCACGTCGCGGTCGATGATATTTTCAGATGGTTCTCCTGCCGGTATGCCTTTACGTGCTTCCTTCCATGGACGTTCACTATGCGTTATCTCGCTAAGTTCTCTGCCGCTGAACTTGCCATAGTCCCTGATAACGATGTCTATTGTGTCTCTAGCGATATCGTCCAGGTTGTTCGAATCTCCGCGCGGGAACATAGAAGCGTCAACATAGAGGCATCCTTTATGGACATTGAAGAGTGCGCGAACAACAGGCCCATTTGCCCAAGCCTCGAAATCATCTTCAAAAAGGGCTTGATCATCCCAGACCAATGACCACACTTGGCTGTAGTAAACCAGTTTTTGAAGTTTCCAAACCGTTATGGGTCCAGTTTGTTCCAATATGTACTTAGCTACATCAAAGACGCTCATTGGCCTCGCTATCCCTTTCCGTTAAAAAACAAAAACCCTCCGCGGATGGACCATATAGTCTTCTTATGGGGGGATAGGCTTAACTCTCATAGAGAAAGTATACCGTTCGGGCCGGTTAAAAGCAATACGCGTGATTCTCATCCAACGGCTGAAGCCGTTGGCTTTCTCATCGCTTTATTGTAAATAGCCCCGAAACCGCAGCTTGTTACCTCTAGGTGGATCTACATAGCTCAGAAGCCTACTGGGAGAAATCCTAAATCCACGATTTGCGCTTTTGAGGGTATCCCTGTGAATTGACAGATCCTCAACGCTGTGTATAATTAGGCTGTGTATAATTAGAAAAATTTTAC is part of the Synergistaceae bacterium genome and encodes:
- a CDS encoding DUF4065 domain-containing protein, which produces MSVFDVAKYILEQTGPITVWKLQKLVYYSQVWSLVWDDQALFEDDFEAWANGPVVRALFNVHKGCLYVDASMFPRGDSNNLDDIARDTIDIVIRDYGKFSGRELSEITHSERPWKEARKGIPAGEPSENIIDRDVIIDFYLGLLNVEEN